Proteins encoded by one window of Vampirovibrionales bacterium:
- a CDS encoding RDD family protein — protein sequence MSTPFQDIRSLYALPTTDQTVVNLELAGLGNRLMAALIDLAILGLLMAGSFVLAFQIRPFSAEISTSLSYLLPFCVSFGGSFLQEWLWKGRSVGKAMLCIRVVRVNGQPIGVWEALGRNLFRMIDVWMLGVGLLAIMFTPHERRFGDFLAGTIVINDRVVTLPSTEPVSSAGAAGGIRAPSPALPSLQEAGRRLTPEEGSLVADFLVRRAQLRDESANALAQEIQDYLTQRLHAPIPDAVDGFSARAALENLYWGFRQAQREQQRGF from the coding sequence ATGTCAACGCCGTTTCAGGATATTCGTTCGTTATACGCCTTGCCGACAACGGATCAAACCGTGGTGAATCTTGAATTGGCCGGCTTGGGCAATCGCCTGATGGCGGCGCTGATTGATTTGGCGATTCTCGGGCTCTTAATGGCCGGCTCTTTTGTGCTGGCATTCCAAATCCGCCCCTTTAGCGCGGAAATTTCCACTTCCTTAAGCTATTTATTGCCTTTTTGCGTCTCCTTCGGCGGGTCTTTCTTGCAGGAATGGCTCTGGAAAGGGCGCTCAGTTGGCAAGGCCATGCTGTGCATTCGGGTCGTGCGCGTCAATGGTCAACCCATTGGCGTATGGGAAGCGTTGGGCCGCAATTTGTTCAGGATGATTGACGTCTGGATGCTGGGCGTCGGGCTGCTCGCGATTATGTTTACCCCTCATGAGCGCCGTTTCGGAGATTTTCTGGCCGGTACGATTGTCATTAACGATCGCGTCGTCACCCTCCCCTCCACAGAACCCGTCTCCAGTGCAGGGGCTGCCGGGGGCATACGAGCGCCTTCGCCCGCCCTACCGTCTTTACAGGAAGCCGGTCGGCGTCTGACGCCGGAAGAAGGCAGCCTCGTCGCAGATTTTCTGGTTCGCCGCGCGCAATTGCGAGACGAGAGCGCCAACGCGTTAGCGCAAGAGATTCAGGATTATCTAACGCAACGGCTGCATGCGCCCATTCCCGACGCCGTAGACGGGTTTTCCGCACGGGCGGCGCTGGAAAATCTGTATTGGGGGTTTCGCCAGGCCCAACGCGAGCAACAACGGGGCTTTTAA
- a CDS encoding stage II sporulation protein M, whose translation MTQFNQWLSEREPVWKRLEETLAENQSRFRGVNPQAIRSLCLAYRGVASDLARAQSSPQYAYLAPYLNNLTQRLHGVTFETPPAHWRGVYHFIAYELPRCFRRNHYFVWVAFLTFCLGALIAGATVALNPSAETFFLPSAMIDQVAQGRLWVDDVEAAPSKSSFLMTNNIRVAFQAYVGGLFWGVGSLFALFYNGIFAFGGPLAVCMRYNMGLPLLLFMIPHGVIELSTIFIAGAAGMIVGHALLFPGENPRWAYVYSRVRESLILVAGCVGLLVIAGLIEGMVSLNKTLPVWMRVGISASSGVLLFAYLAGAGRSAHALRAHEDDSL comes from the coding sequence ATGACCCAGTTTAATCAGTGGCTATCAGAGCGCGAACCGGTCTGGAAGCGTCTGGAAGAAACCCTTGCGGAGAATCAATCGCGTTTTCGGGGCGTGAATCCGCAGGCCATACGTTCGCTTTGTCTGGCGTATCGAGGCGTCGCCTCGGATTTGGCGAGGGCGCAATCGTCGCCGCAATATGCGTATCTGGCGCCGTATCTGAATAATTTGACGCAGCGGCTTCATGGCGTCACGTTTGAAACCCCGCCCGCGCACTGGCGTGGCGTGTATCATTTTATTGCCTATGAGTTGCCACGGTGTTTCCGGCGCAATCATTACTTTGTGTGGGTGGCGTTCCTGACGTTTTGTCTGGGGGCGCTCATTGCGGGGGCGACGGTGGCGTTGAACCCTTCTGCGGAAACCTTCTTTTTGCCGTCTGCAATGATCGATCAGGTCGCGCAGGGCAGGCTCTGGGTGGATGACGTCGAGGCCGCGCCCTCTAAATCCAGTTTTCTGATGACCAATAATATCCGGGTGGCGTTTCAGGCCTATGTCGGCGGGCTGTTTTGGGGCGTCGGTTCCCTGTTCGCGCTGTTTTACAACGGCATTTTCGCTTTCGGGGGCCCTCTGGCCGTCTGTATGCGTTACAACATGGGGCTTCCGCTGCTGCTATTTATGATTCCGCATGGGGTGATTGAGTTAAGCACCATTTTTATTGCTGGCGCCGCCGGTATGATCGTCGGCCATGCGTTACTGTTCCCAGGGGAGAATCCGCGATGGGCTTATGTCTACAGTCGGGTTCGCGAATCGTTAATTCTCGTTGCGGGCTGCGTGGGTTTGCTGGTCATCGCCGGGCTGATTGAGGGGATGGTGTCGCTGAATAAAACGCTGCCCGTCTGGATGCGCGTGGGCATTAGCGCCTCTTCCGGCGTGCTGTTATTTGCGTATCTGGCAGGCGCAGGCCGCAGCGCTCACGCGTTGCGCGCGCATGAGGACGATTCTCTTTAA